A single Phragmites australis chromosome 4, lpPhrAust1.1, whole genome shotgun sequence DNA region contains:
- the LOC133915812 gene encoding uncharacterized protein LOC133915812 — translation MSNLASKLKPMDLALKDEFLIHLIFASLPKEFDTFVVNYNIQPEKWDLEKLIAMCVQEEERIKASHGGFINYVKENNKKKNFDANSPKGKGKGPMQHQQKKFTVEKDQCLHCKKTGHYKKDCPEFLKMIMAKKGIPFDEDYAKKRKTR, via the exons ATGAGCAACTTGGCATCCAAGCTCAAACCAATGGATCTGGCTCTAAAGGATGAGTTCCTTATccatttgatttttgcttctttgccAAAAGAGTTTGATACATTTGTTGTAAACTACAACATACAGCCCGAGAAGTGGGATTTAGAGAAGCTCATTGCTATGTGTGTGCAAGAAGAGGAAAGGATAAAAGCTTCACATGGTGGTTTCATCAACTATGTGAAAGagaataacaagaaaaagaatttcgATGCCAACTCTCCAAAGGGCAAGGGCAAAGGCCCCATGCAGcatcaacaaaagaaattcacagtggaGAAAGATCAGTGTCTTCATTGCAAGAAGACGGGGCATTACAAGAAAGACTGTCCCGAATTCTTGAAAATGATAATGGCAAAGAAAG GGATTCCGTTCGACGAGGACTACGCAAAGAAGCGAAAGACACGTTAA